The following is a genomic window from Penaeus vannamei isolate JL-2024 chromosome 27, ASM4276789v1, whole genome shotgun sequence.
ACCAAATATTTCCATGAACTAATTCATGGTCCATAAGAACAATGCTTTGGAGAATACAAAGAACCATCCTAccatagaaaaatgaataaaacaaattaaaagataGGGATAAACAAGACATTTTGTGGCTAGTAAAAAGAGAAACTTTGGGGCTACAGATGGAGATTCAACTCTACttcaaaaaaacattttcacatgAGAGTAAACATTACTTGCATTCCTTGGTACTTCTAAGAGATAAAATGGTCCTCCATCAGTGGAACAACTACAacactaccattgtcattacaaGTTAACTATCTAAAGTCTCTACTTTTACTACAAAACTTTGGGAAATTCCCATACTGAACATTTTGTTAAACATTAAACTTAAGAGCAGCACAAGGTGTATCTAAATATTGTTGTACACTTTACAAAATTCATAATACTATTTCCAGCTCAGCCTTTGATAttcaaaaagtagaaaaaaataataatgcattaCTATATTCCAAAGTGCATCAAATATATGTTTTAAAAAGAAGTCTTCAAAACCAAtgacatttttttatcataattttgacaTAATTCAAATCTGTTTCTTTGGTAATGCTGTCAAGAAACCTGAGACAACAACATCATGATTCCTAAAGCTTTCAAAGTAGAGATTCTAAAAATTACTGCCCAGTCTGTAAATAAGACACAGACCTGCCTACCAAACAGTTACAAAGTGTGGCTCTCTTTAAACAAAATTGAGAACATGATTCACGGTAACATATTTTCCATTAGAGAGAACATGATTTCAATTGACAGTTCATAATTTAACAATGTAGCATAACAATTGTGATTTGCATTTATAAAGTTATTATGTATTgcttaaaaaaataaagtgatgTAAAACTAGAAGTCTCCTTTCCAATACAAGGACATAAAAAAGTCAAATGCAGCTACTGATGAATACAAACCATATAAACCCCATCCTCTTGAAAAATCTTGAAGGGAAAACTGAATAAACAACATTTCCTTTTCATTGTCCTTAGCATTTAAAATATACTTCACCAGCAGTATGAACAAAAAGGAAATTTGCAAATTAGTCTCCAAATGCACACCAAATACAGAATTTTATCACAATATCCAAACCAAGGGCTGCCTTTTAAGCCAAGACAATAAAATTATTAGGGGAGATAAAACTTCCACCACTAATTCACTTGCAGAACAACTGGACAGATGACCCTGGTCGTTGCTTCTTGTTTGCAGTGAGTTGCGAGAAGAATTCGCGAATGTCCTCATCTCGAACCACCTTCTTGTTCTCAGCAAATTTACGCAGGTACTCTCTCAGGGATGAGCTCAGAGTGTTGTACTCTGGGTGTAGAGAAAATATAAATTTAGTGGGGGGAGACAATCAGAAGCATTGTAAAGCTttagaaattattataatcatcctgaATTACCCATTAATTTTCCATCTAATATGTAAAAGACCATACACAAATTTCTATCTCTATCCTGCACTATTTTGTATTTTCTAAAGCCATTCGAAAGTCATTTTCAACAGCTAGCAATATACAGTTTGTGTTTTCATTATGACTCATGTTACATACCATGAACCATCTCTGTGCGGACGACTCTATCTAGAGAAGAAAGGGCCTCAAGCTCTCTTTGTACTGGTGCAGAGTGGCTTCTCTGACGGTTCTTTCCACTTTCTTCGTAGAAGGAAACTGTGTCTTCCTCATCAAGCAAGAAGATTACTCCCTCTGATTTATACTTTGCCTGGTAGGATTAGAAGATTCTTTTAAAACAAAATTACTCATCTCAAAATACTATTTCATATAGAAGCCAAAACAAATTCTGGAAATCTAAAATTCTGTCCATTTTCATATTTGTCTAAGATGTAAAACTATTCAAGATAAGTAATGTCAATCATATGTTTGAACCCTATCATGCAAATACTCTTTGTTAATTACCTTGCATTCCTCACAAGTGCACAGCTGCTTTCGCCAATTCATGATAAAGAATGCAGCACCATCTGGAAGTTCTTGCTTGGCTAAACTTTTCAGCTTGCACTCTGAAATGTTGTAAAAAATAACTGCTAAAGAAGCacaaaagaaaataggaatattTTGCTGAGTACATCAAcgctcattcattcatatttaagGCATGTTTGTAGTTCAGTTCTGTAACATACaacacatcaaaacaaacacatacaaacaaacacatacaaacaaacacacacacacacgcacacacacacacacaaacacacacacacaaaaatacacacacacaaaaacacacacacacaaaaacacacacacacacacaaaaacacacacacacacacacaaaaactggCTAAAGGATTTACCTGCTGATTCACATTTCTTAACATTTGCATTGTCATcagctttttcctcctccttggcaACTTCTTTATTGGACTCattctcttcactcttcacttTCTCAGAGGTATCTTTCTGCAAAAGGTTTTACTAGATAAACTACTTTCCAGAAATATAAGCAATCAGTGGTACATTTTCAAAGAACAACCAGGGGGATAAGTAACATCTACTTCTATTTTTCCTTAGACTGCCATGCATGGAGATACCGATAAATACTTACCTTTGTACTCTTTTCAGCACCAGTTTCAACATCAACAGATGCTTTAGATTCCTCACTCTTCACAACTGAAACTTTAAAATGTACAATATATTAAAAACCTCTTACTGGCAATGCAAAATATCATATGAAAGATAAATTCAAAACAAGACAAATATTGAGATATAAAAAAGTGACTTTGTGAGGCAGCTGAGACAGCTCAGAAGTATCATATCACTATTACTTTCCCAAATATCAATCACCATCAACCAAATATCCATTACTGATTTTCTGATCACAACAAACCACACATTAAAACATTCAATAGCCTGTCAGCCCACCTGCCTGAAATTTCTCACTACAAATCTGCTTTTGCTATGCAGATCATGCTGATAACAATATCCCTCAAAaattatatgtactgtatgtagcaTTTCTATGAAACTACTAACCACATGATATATGTCCAAAAATTTATCCTAGTTCACCACTACCTTCACACACAGATTTTGAAAGACCATTGCAGTATCATTTTTAGATCACACTAGCatattttcaaaatcttgacTTTACTAAACAAATTTGAAAGCTTTAGAAGAAATAAGCATTATAACTTTCAGCTACCTTACCAGTAAGACCGAGGTAATGTGCTAGGAAATCGTGTTTGGTAAGGCACTGGCTGCAAATCATCTCTGCAAACTCACTGTCTGGGGGAGTTTTCCCACCCTGGTGCTGAAACACAAAGACAAATTATGATAACTTTGTTTTCCTCTCTGCAGTACAGCTCAGAGACACTTAAGAGTCCTAATATTTAACACTCTCTCACCAAATGATGTCTTATCACATCAAAATATAACTAAGTTGAGCCTGCCATGTTAAGTAGCTGATCGCTTGTTTGGCCCTGGCTGCTGTCACAGAGGAGAAATTTACCCCTCAAAAGTAGATTTTTAGTCTCTTTTTAACATGATTTCCTAAAGAATTATTTATGCTACAGCCTTGATGCATGTATATCTCACATGCTTTTAATTTTTGATATGGGTAATTGCATAAAGCCTGACACTTCTGTATTGTGCCAGGAAATCTTGTTGTGAGTGGGATGAGTGTAAGTTAAGGGAAGGGGGATTGTGGAAATGTTCTTAACCAATGAAAGGGCCTATACAACAAGAAGCCATCTATGTTGCTATTCTAAAATCTCAATGGGGAATACCTCAATTAGTCATCAAAATCAAAAGACTCAACAGTTGGGGTTTATATAGAATAAAAGTTAGGAAGTCTGAGTAATCTCAAGTGATATTGTCTGCTTTAACTACATTGATTGCATTtacattaaataatatataactaattataataataataataataataacaatatgtagGACTTAAGTTCCATTGCCAAccatttaaacaaataaaacagtccAAGAAATGAGAATTCATTTATGGTGATGATCCCAATTATTACCAAAACCTATAAACCTCTCAAATTTTCAAAGCAACTGTGCATTTTAAGTCATAATATCTATACTGTGAACTTCAAAAATCTAAATGATTCTTTGTTatcaatgatactagtaataatgatattaataataataatgatgataatttaaaaaacaagtaaaagttGGCCCCATATGTAAGTGGACAGTAGGAGTGTTTGCAACACACTTCAGGATGATGTGATAGATTAACCAGCTCCTTATGGCCATTCCTATTGTCCCAGATAATGCCAGTACTCAAAAACTCAGTCTAGTGGAAGGCATTGGATATAAAAAAACCTATGACCTCCACATTGTAAATCAACAGagcatcaatattaataacaatactaaagatAATTATCACCCTACTTTTAATTACATATAAAATCTTAAAGGACCTACCCGGCCATGGTACCaatcttcacacacacaacactgaaTCATCTCGTCTTCAACCGTGTCTTCAGGATCTGGATAAGGTCTCTGGCAGGTGCAGTAGGACCCTCTGAAGTTATGGTTGTATTGGTTCTCTGGATTTTCTGGCAACTTGTCCTGTaatgaatatagaatataaaagCTTTACCGACTTCAATACAAACTCCAATCTTGGAAGAAGATACCTCTGGAAATATCTAACAAATTCATTCCTGAGCTCAAAAGATTTTACAAACCTTGAGAAGCTTGCAGGGATTTTGGGAGAACTTTGAGTTGCCACAATCGCAGCGGAAGTGCCTAAGGGAAAGACCATAAATTACAAAGTTAAGGTTTTATTGataggaaaataaggaaatgtgGCTTAAAAGCAATTGTCATAAGTCATTATATGCAGGAAAGATTATTATGTCTTCATAAAATACAAGAAACCCCAAAAATGCATGAACCACACCACTGTTTTACGCATCAATGAATGGCTTCGATAACATGCAATTATTAATCATGATCTGTTACCAACAAACTAAGCAATAATATTCTTAATTTCTATGTTATTCATAAAAGACAATAGCAAAATCATGATGGAAATGGAATCAGTAATTTCCATGGTTATCATGCTTTCATGATCAAAATTAGTATCAataatgaatgcatatacatattccaaTATACTATGTCTGTTGATTTTTCCAATAAAATGTATTGTgggctctttccttttctatctatttctgttcaTCTCACAATTTTCAATCTATTTCCTATGGTCTCCTTAGCTATCTCCATAAATGTAGAAAATGGATGACAAGTAGGCTTTGGGAATATTGACACTCATTGTACAGTTTCTAAGTTTCATTGTTGCTCCTGAAGTCCAACTTTGTTCCAAGGAGGCTTGTGCTCTTTCATGACTCTTGCTGATATACCATTATACTCAATGAGAGAGTTTTGAGAAACActgacaattattttcattagctaacaatggaaaggaaaggtcatgtatctgtatctgtacatCACTCATGATGTATGCTGTGTACTGgcaaatatgaataacaaaaccgTAAGtgcaacaaacatacacatagcaGATGCCAAAACAATGTTTATATCAACTTCTGTCCTGTTATTACAGCAAAGATCAGTCATGAAGACATTGCAATTATACACAAGTTAGTAATCTATGATACAACTGTCCATTGGTAGAGCAATTACACTAGAAAAATTACATCCACAACATCAATAAACAGCTAGAAAAGTAACTGATAAAATGTATGAGTGAGGAGTAAGTCTGATTCTTTGAACTAATTACTAGACCAAGTGTGGTCAAACCAAATTTATCTAAAGATGTCTAATGATGACTGAATACTAGAGTTCATTATAATGCCGGCATTTGattcaatatatttttatacaatcAGGTGTTGCTTAACATCTATAGTAACTTCTGAAATTTGGATACCATATGAATAGCATATCAAACTTACCAAAGTTATGTGGAATACTGGTACTATAGTGTTCATGTGTTTCCTAAACTGTAAACAATGGTATTCACTGATTTTCCATCTCACAACCTTTTCTTCACTTAATTCATACTTCTCCTTCACCTATTGCAGTTGCTATTATTAGCACTGACTGGTTTTGATGCACTTCATGGTaactttttttaatgaaaattgtaGAGATAACATTATAACACTGAACAGACATGATATTTGTGACTGGGGATAAACTATATCCAGTTTAGATGTAATTATATCAAATCAAACAACATACAATTACTGACCTCTTTGTGTAGAGTTCTACGAGTTCATGGTCCTCATGGCAGTGATAGCTGCAAGCCAGACACACTCCTGCCAAAAGCTCACTGTCTGCTGGGCAACATGTCATGCAGGCATACAGAGCCTGACGTTTCATGTTACCCTAAGTAGAAAGAGGGTAAAGTTGTCATTGCTATCTTAATACATTACTCTTCAGGTcaatataaatttacatgttatatatacaagtaacaaGTCTTCTCCTTTGAGTATAAAgtaatcaaaaaatatatactgtattcTAAATGCCTACAATATAGAATTTGTACTTCTATTAGAAACAGAAGATATGTATAGTACATTCGGGACTCTTGATTCCATGGTTAATTTTTACAGTATTGACACACTAAAGTAAGACAAATTGAAAATGATATTCTTGTAAAGGACAAAAAGTTGTAGTCATTGGtaaaagaaataatctgcagattcAAACAATAGTGCCACAAATAATTGAAAAAGATCATGAAATTGCACTGCCCACTGCTGAAGTCCACTTGATGCTcttgagtttcagctctatcttgacATGCATACCAAGAAGACAATGCTTCCCAAGGGGTGTTGGGGTAGGCTAGGCCCCCTATCAACCCTACCCTTGGGCAGTACCCAAAGGGCACTCCCAATCATGGCAACTTAAGACTGTTGAATAGACTTTGAATAAAGTTGGGGACTTAATCTCTCATGAGTACATCTATGCTGCAAagaattatcatttcctttttattctaatcAACTGATACTTAATGCATATTTTAAATATTCTTGGTATTTTTACAAATTATACGAAACATGTTCAATTCCTTAAACCTCGTTATTATCTTTTCTCACAAGAGATTTGCGGAACTGGAATACTCCAATGTCCTGGGTGAGTTGCTTGAAATCCCTTTCCTGATTAGATGGGAGTATAGTTGTATTCGCCCAGAATTTCCAAACACAAACATTGTGTCATTTATCTACTTGCAGAGTTCTCATGCACCTTAAGAGATttccatataatatataaccaaataaatttaactattttttttttttttttttttttttttttttttttttttacagagagcAGATTGTATATTTTTGAGTAAGAAAATCTAACTGTTAATAAACTGGCAGAAAAAATATGAACCTTTATTGAAAGATAAAATATTAGCTTTGGAATCTTGTGTTCTTCATCTCCAAGCCTTTTCTGCCACTGTTGTGAGCTCTCATGCTTATCcaaacaatatcaatatatactGGTGACAACTTCAATCTATATTCTTTCACAAGTTAGTATCACATGGGAAATCTATGTTACCAATAATATCTGACACTAAACTCGTACTAGAACTGCATATGCAAAATGGATATGCATAGACGCAAACATGACTGTAAATGGAGTTGGTGGCAGCCCTCCCCCATTGGCTCCCTGAGGAAGAACAGGTGTCTTGCTTGCAATGACAGTCCCCTCAGCTTTCATTAGCCTAGCTAGTCTGGCATCTCTCTTAGAGCTGCACAATACATCAAGAGGAATGGCAAAGGTTTTGTTTCCTGATCTTGATGCCTTGTCTGGGTTCTTTACTGCCAAAGGATATGGAGGTCAAGTTTCTTTAGAGCAGATGGGGATGGCAGCCCCCTTTGAAGGAAGTTACTGAGGGTACAGCCCCTAGACAAAGCATATGTTTCCTGGCATCATATTAGCATAGGTTATTCATTTCAATTgtatttttaatgattttgacCCCGTAATTTCCCTGGCACACTCCATGCCATCTCCTAACGTCGCTGGGGGTGGTGAGCCAGCGCAAAATTCCTCTGGGAGAGAGCAAGTCGAGGGCGACCCACCTGGCCCCCTTCTTCAGCATCAGCGAGCAAGACCTTTTAGCAAGATTTACGCTCCTATTCCGCTCCCATATGACACCCCCGAACCCTAATCCCTGAGGcaaacaagaacaaggaaaacaGCTTTCCTTCAGCCCTATAACCCACCTGGTCGTAAGTACAGCTGGTGTCATCGGAGGCCCCCAACACAGCCGCCGCGTCcagttctctctcttgttcctcttctaaTACTTCTACCATCGAGATGCccgactcctcttcctcttccccaggtGTCACTGTGCCGCTTCCCTCGCCCTCGGCCATCGTGGAGGacaaaaaggaagggaaacgagagagaaaaggcgatagGTGTTGTCTCTCagcgggaaggtgtgtgtgtgttgggctcgctccgttttccttctctcgaagcggtttttcttcttatttatctcgacttttttcctgtttatcttGTCTTCTTCTTATTTATCTAAACTTCTTCTTATTTAAATCAAGCTGGTTAGTCtgatttttctcgctttcttcttattcatcGAGACTTTATGTTATTTATCTCGAGGCGGttattttttcctcgatttcgGGGAATAGTTTTATCGTATTATCAGGAATTCTATGATTAAGATGACCTTATTCTATGCATTTTGGAAAGTAAAAAATACATTATAGCTAACAAAATAATTTTAAATTGTGATCACGTACGAATTTGAAGGATTTTCCAAGTTGGACTTTATCCGCGGCGCTTTGTCAGGGATCTGCGCGCCAATTTGATAGCGAGGTGTCAAGTGCGTGCGCCTTGTGGTAGGAAAATATATATCTGAGGGATTTCGTATTGATTCTTAGTTTTGATTATTGGTATGGTTGTAGATGTGCTTGGAGTGATGGAAGCGTTAAAGCGGAGGGGGGATAATACCAATCAAAGAAATACCCTtgatatatttttctgtatatcaTAGATGACTAGGCCAAATAAATCATCTGAATTCCAATATAAAAATGATTTCCATGTCCTGAAATACATGTTAAAGCAAAGAAgcctaaaaataaacaaacaaacaagcccttTAACCTAAGTAGCAAGAAGCGCTTACTCAGCATTAACTGGCTTGGTTGCTGGAAAGGCGTAGCGCAGTGAGCGAGTCTTCCTGTAAAGTCGGCATTGATATATTTCGTACTCACTAACCTATATATCACAATATAGCCAAATATACGTTCATTTAAAAAacatatttctcttatttccgaTTTGACAAAATAATAAATGAGGCCGTAAGCTTATCAAATTAGCAGCAAACGCTAACTCAGTGGCGGGTATTTCGATGGCGGGAGAGGGGTATTAGGAGCATAACAACTGATAAAGCGCTCCTACAAATAATTCTGCCATGTACAAAATAAAGATTGAGACAACTCCATCAATTCGACCCAAATAGCAAGTAATGCTAAGCGAGTTGGAAAACTGTCGACGGCGAGGTCGGGGTAGCACTGTAAACACAAAGGTGGCAAAATGCCCTACAAAAATATTCAAACGCAAAGCCAAGTCCTCGGATGAGCCCGAAGCCCGCCCGCTTAGCGAGCAGCGCTAGGCGAGCAAGGAGCGCTCGGCGGCGGCGCGGCGTAGCGGCCCGATTCCCGCAGTCGTCGCCGGCGTCTCCTGGACTCGATACTACGCCGCCGATCCCTCCTTTTTCTGACTGAAATCCTCTCCCCGCTCGAGGCTCCGCTGGTAACCATGGGTTGCGATGACGAAGTGCTCAAGATCAAGAAGAAGCTCGATAAGATGACCACGAGCGGCAGTGTGAGTGACCGGAGAGAGCGTTTGGTTGTCAGAAATAGATGTTTTGTGTCACTTGTGGAGCCTGCATGGGGACGCCGCTGCTCCTTCTCGCTCATTCGCCTTCTCTGCCGCCTTTTCCGCGCTTTCCGCTCCCTCCTGGGCCCTGGCTGGCTCCAGAGACGTATCTTGCCGTGGAACTGTCACAGTGGTGTAGGAATTAGGGGGTGTAGGGTTTCATTTGTACGGCCAGCGAAGCGTTTAAGAAATGCGAGGGATAGCATTGAGCACTCGTGATTGGCAATGGTTGTTTGGACAAGAAAATGCCCATTGGAGCTGCCAGGGCATTGCCACGGGGAGAGATGCTGATGATTGCTTttgaaataagatgaaaataaagaaaaaaaatgtatatttcttgGTGTAATAGTATTTGTGTGAAGGCAAATAATCCCAAAACAAGAGTATTGATGATTAATTTTGAATTTTGAGCAGCATTCCTACAAATCAAACGGAAAAAGGTTTTCAAAGCAATTTTGGTTTACAAATATAAGGATGTATTGTAAAAGTAACTGTCAGTTTCCAGcaaatgatatcaatatttgtaaatattcagAATAGGACAATGAAAATATTTCCGCAATTTTTTATGCGTGTGGCCAAGTTTATGCAATGACAGAGGAAATCAAACCACCCCCATTTATATTCTGGCATGATAGTTAGTTGAATGGTCAAAAAATATACATGGTAGAGGTTTGACAGGCATATGAAGAATTAGCTTAAGCCTTATCCTGCCAAATAGATTTGTAGTAGGTATGTTGGTCTTTGCAGGATTTTAAAGCATGTAGAATGCAGTCAGGTCATGCagtccttttctttcctatttggTGATTTTCTAAGACTATTCTGCCTTTTGAATTCAACCTAATTTGGAATTGATGGGTTCCTCATCACTTCTAGCATGCATTCATTGGTGGAAGGGGCATGAGCTATCCTCAGGAAATGGTAGAGTTTGGTTATGCAGTATTTATACAGTTTCAATTTTAGGGGTCACAGCCCTCTAAACCCCCTTGTAGGGATgactatcccccacccccccaactccTTGCCTAAAATGTAGAGACTGGCAAGATTGAGCTTGGGCTGGTGCAAGTGTTGTACTTTGTCCGTGGCATTGTGACTCGGCAGAGGTGGAAGCTGTGGGAGGCAGACATCCCTTGCCATTGGCTCAGCTGTGAGTGTTGCAAGGTTTGGGAGTTTTGGAACTGTtcatattgtgttttttcattgggTCTGTCAATGTTATTGCTACAATTGGTTAGATAccaactacatttttttttttttttttttacagaaatgcACAAATATTGCATGAATTAATCCTGAGATATCCCTCCCCACTGGATAGAACTAGTGTCAGGTATTGTTCTTTAGGATTAGCTAAAACCATTCTTAGTAAAAACTA
Proteins encoded in this region:
- the LOC113800710 gene encoding putative E3 ubiquitin-protein ligase UBR7; this translates as MAEGEGSGTVTPGEEEEESGISMVEVLEEEQERELDAAAVLGASDDTSCTYDQGNMKRQALYACMTCCPADSELLAGVCLACSYHCHEDHELVELYTKRHFRCDCGNSKFSQNPCKLLKDKLPENPENQYNHNFRGSYCTCQRPYPDPEDTVEDEMIQCCVCEDWYHGRHQGGKTPPDSEFAEMICSQCLTKHDFLAHYLGLTVSVVKSEESKASVDVETGAEKSTKKDTSEKVKSEENESNKEVAKEEEKADDNANVKKCESAECKLKSLAKQELPDGAAFFIMNWRKQLCTCEECKAKYKSEGVIFLLDEEDTVSFYEESGKNRQRSHSAPVQRELEALSSLDRVVRTEMVHEYNTLSSSLREYLRKFAENKKVVRDEDIREFFSQLTANKKQRPGSSVQLFCK